Within Halostella limicola, the genomic segment GCCTCTCCCTCGCGATCGCGAAAAAGACTCTGTCGGTTCTCGACCGCCTAACGCCACGCCGCTCGAGTGAGAACGTGCCACGAAAACAGGGAATCAACGACCAGAGTACCACTGGAACAGTTCTCCAGTGTACCCGCTTACGTATCGGTCACCAGTGATTAAAGCACTCTGCACGACTGCTGCTCATAGTCGGAAGGTGCGTAATATCGGTTGGGAGAAAAAAATCGCGCCCGCCCGTCCCGACCGTTCTCTCAGTGAGCGGGCTCGGGCGTTCGTTCCACGGTCACGACCGGCTCCATGTCGTGGGCGTAGCGCATGAGGCTCCAGACCGGAGACCGCTTCGCACCGGTTGCCAGAAGGTCAGCGTCCTCGTTCGAAAGGTTCTCGCCGCTCACCTCTATTTCGACCCGGATGTCGTCGAAGGCCTCCTCGGAACGGTCGATGTCGTGGATCATGAGCACTACACGCGGATCGAAGTCCAGCCGAACCGTCGTTTCGAGGTCGTCGAGTTCGATCTCGTTGGCTAGTGCGGTGACGCCTACGGCAACGTTCAGGCAGCCACTGAGTGCCGCAAGTGCCACTTCGATCGGCTCCATTCGATCGGTGGGGTCGATAAAGCCTGCAGCTTCCTCGACCTCTTTCCATGCCCCCAGTGGTAGCGTGTACTCGCGAGTCTCTCGGTGAATCTCTTCCCCGCCAAGCGTATATTCGTCGACGCTCGCCAGGCTGTGAAAGAGTCGCCCCTCATACGGAGCACGGGCACCGAGCTCCATCTGCACATCGTCGGGGTTCGCCGTCGCGTGCTCGACGAACTCGTGGAACTTCTCTAGATCGATCCCTTCTTTTACCGATTCTGTCGGTTGTGTCGTTGTCATTGGTTCTCCCTCCGTTCTAACCCACGGCAAAATCGCGTTGGCCCCGACCGCGCCGAACCCTCCGAAGACGTTCCGCTGTGGATCACCTTTAACCACGCGCTCTAAGGTAATGAATGTTCATTATGGAAAACTGGGATCTGATTCTCAGAGTACTCCATGCTGGGGACGAATTTCGTCGCTGGACAACCGACCGAACGTCTCGACGGGACGCAGGAGGCGGAGTCGCGTTCGCTCATCGGAACGCACACTGGTTCCTGACTGGAGATCACACGGATGTGGAGCAACCGAACGGCCCACGACGCGAACGGACACACGGCGCGTACGCGGCTGTCGGTCCAATGAACAGTCGCTTCCGTAAGCCCAGGCCCGTATTCCGCGGGACGGTCTCGCGGTGGCTCGACCACAAACCCGATAAATGAGGGTGCCGCATACTTGTACGTCAATGGAAAGCGAGAGCAATATTACACGGCGCCGGATCCTCGCTGCCGGCGGCGCATCCGTCGCTTTCGGCGGCGGGATCGCGTACTTCGCATCCCGCGACGGTTCGTCCGACCGGGAGTACGTCCCGGATACCTTCCACCGGAGTGACGAGACGACAGGGTTCGGCGTCGAACTCGCCGGACGACCGATCGCGGGGGAGCGGGACGCTCCCATGGACATCTACTACTGGACGGACTACCTCTGTCCGTTCTGCAAGCAGTTCGAGACGGAGACGCTCCCCGACGTCGGGACCGACTACGTCGATACCGGAGAGGCAAGACTGATCGTCCTCTCGTATCCCAACATCGGGGAGTACTCCACCCCTGCGGCGGTCTGGGGCCGCTGCGTCTGGGAACAGGTCGCCGAGGATGTCCCGGCGGCGTTCTGGCGCTGGCACGGGGCCGCGTTTGACGAGCAATCCGAGTCGGGTCACGACTGGGCGGACGATGAAACGTTCGCGGCCGTCACGGAAGAGACCGAACATGTCGCCGTTTCCGAGGTCAACGACTGCCGACAGACACGTGGCGACGCGGTCCGCGAGTCGATCGGGACCGACGTCGACGCTGCACGATCGGCGGAGATACGGGGGACGCCCGGCTTCGTTCTCTACAACCGCGAGGCCGATGCAGCGGGTAAGCTGGTCGGTGCGCATCCCTACGAGAACTTCTCGGACGCACTGGATCAGGTGCTAGAAGCGTGACGCCGAGTGTCGGGGACTCGGGGTGGGTCCGGACGCTCCCCGACGCGCTCGCGTATCCGCTGACGTCGAACAGGCGACTCCTGACCGCCGGGGTCGTTACCGTGCTGACCTACGTCGGGCTGGTGCTGAACACGTTCCCGCAGTTCACCGTCCAGCTCCTCGCGCGGGACCCGACTGACCTGTTCTACGCGGTCACGGTGCTCACCAGGGAAACGTATCTTAGCGTCGGCTGGCTCGGGCTCGTCCTGGTCGCGACTTACGCACTGCTCACCGGGGTCGCCGTAACGGCCGCGGTGACGCTGTTCAGCCGGGCACGGCGGCGGAGCGCGTCGACGGTGTTCGGGGTCCTTCCGGGCCTGCTCGCCGCCAGCTGTGCGAGCTGTGGGGCCGGAGTCCTCGGAGCACTGGGGTTCGTCGGCGCGATGGCGGCGCTCCCGTTCCAGGGAAACCTCCTTCGGGTCGGCGGGATCCTGTTGCTCGTGTTCTTCCTCGGGCGGACTGGCGACCCACGAACGTGTACGATCAACCTTTCAGACACATGAATCAGGATCGGATACTCCACAGCGACGGGGGGTCTCGTCACGGAAACGAGAGGCGTACTGAGCGTCGGGAAGGTGTTCGCAACGGATGACGTCGCTTTCGCACCCGCGCTTCTTCAAGAGTGCCGGCATCGGCGTCGGGGTTTTCCTCCTGTTCGGGACGGTGACCGGACTGATCCCGAACCCGGTCTACGTCAGGATGGTGGACCGGACGCCGGCCGATTACCTGTTCCTCGTCGCGACGTCCGCGTTCGCCGCGGCGTTCGTCTACCAGCGCTCGTTGGCCGCCGAACCGATCGGGGACCGTTCCGCGGTCGGCGGCATCGTCGGAGGGTTCCTCGCGTTCGGCTGTCCCATCTGCAACGCGGTCCTCCTGGCGCTTTTCGGTTCCTCGGCGCTGATGACGTATCTCGACCCGTTACGCCCGGTACTGGGGGCAGTGTCGGTCCTCTTTTTCGCTGGGCTCCTCTACTACCAGCGACGGCGGTGTGAGGTCTGCTGACCCCTCTTGTGCCTATCTGCTGTTACATCGACTGGACCCCACTCACAGGCGACCCACGTGACTTTCCTCATCCTGTCCGATGCGACCGACAGTATCGAATTGCCAGAGGTGTTACTGCTGCCGTCGGAGAACCGATGACGAAGAAGAGCAGCCTTACGGTGCGATGCGGTCAGACGAGGAGCTGGATGTCGGCGTCGGCCATGTCCTGCAGAGCGGTTGCGGCGCCGACGCCGGTGGTGACGCCGTCGTAGAAGTCGTCCTCGTCGTAGTCCATCAGGTCGATGGTCATCTGGCAGGCCTGGAACTCGACGCCCATCTCGAGGCTGGTTTCGACGAGTTCCTCGATCGTCGCCGTGTCGTTGTCTTCGATTTTCTTCTCCATCATCTTCGTCGTCACGCGGTCCATTCCGGGGAGCGCGCCGACGACGTTGGGAACCGGCATGTTCGGATTGCCGACCGAACTGAGCTTCAGGTCCTTCGAGCGCTCCTCGTGGAGGATCTCCAGCCCCCAGAACGTGTGGAACACGGTCACGTCGTAGCCGAAGGCGGCCGCCGTGCTCGCGAGGATCAGCGGCGGGTACGCCATGTCGAGCGTGCCCTTGGTGGCGATGATGCTCATCTTCCTGCTATCGTCCTCGCTGTCCGCCGTGGCCTCAGCGAGCGCGTTCTCGAGGTCGTCGACGCGCGCGGCGAGTTCCGCACGCGAGGGTGCGTCGTCGGCCGGCACGTCGGATGTCTCCGTGCTCATCGTCACTCGGTCTTGCGCACGTAGTGTTTGTACACGTCGTCGCCCTCCTCTTGGTCGACGAGTTCGACGCCGGCGGTGCCGGACGCCCAGCCGTCGATGTCGCTCATACTCCCCGGGTCGGTCGCCAGCACTTCCAGTACCTCACCCTCCGCCAGGTCGTCGATGGCGGATTTGGTCTTCACGACCGGCATGGGACACGATGCGCCTTTCACGTCGAGCGTCTCCGCGATGTCGAATTCCGTACTCATTGGTTGTCCGCTCCGTTGGTCTGTATTGGAGCTATCGCACAATATAGGGCCCATGGTTAAAAGAATGTTGGTTCTTGTGGTGAATCTGAACAACCATGCTCTATCCCTGTCGGCTTATATGGGTCAGTACCTCCGATTCGAGTGTCTTGGAGAGTGTGGAATTTGATATCGGGGTCCTATATTGTGTGGTTAGTGGATTACTATGCAAACCCTTTTGTACATCCGTCCGGTAGATGGGGGTACACGATATGAACGCCGAAGACTTCCCGACTCCCGACGTCGAAGTCGAAACGATCGCACCGGAGACGCTGAAGAGCCGCATCGACGCGGGCGAGGAGCTCACGCTTCTCGACGCGCGGATGAACTCCGACTACGATGAGTGGCGCATCGACGGCGAGAACGTCACCTCCATCAACGTCCCGTACTTCGAGTTCCTCGAAGACGACATCGACGAGGACGTTCTCGAACGGATCCCCGCCGACCGCGAGGTGACCGTCCTCTGTGCGAAAGGCGGCGCCAGCGAGTTCGTCGCGGGAACGCTCGCCGAGCGCGGCTACGACGTTAACCACCTCGAAGACGGCATGAACGGCTGGGCGCGCATCTACGAGGCCGTCGAGGTCGCAGACTACGACGGCGCCGGCACGCTACTGCAGTACCAGCGCCCGTCCTCGGGCTGTCTGGGCTACCTGCTGTACGACGACGGCGAGGCCGCGATTATCGACCCGCTGCGCGCGTTCACCGACCGCTACCTCGCGGACGCTGATGACCTCGGCGTCGAGCTCGAGTACGCGCTCGACACGCACGTCCACGCCGACCACATCTCGGGCGTGCGCGACCTCGACGACGACGGCGTCGAGGGCGTCATCCCCGATGCCGCCGTCGACCGCGGCGTCACCTACGCCGACGAACTCACTCGGGCCGAGGACGGCGATACTTTCGAAGTCGGTGACGCCACCATCGAGACCGTCTACACGCCCGGCCACACGACCGGGATGATGTCGTACCTCGTCGACGACAGCCTGCTCGCGACCGGCGACGGGCTGTTCATCGAGAGCGTCGCGCGCCCCGACCTCGAGGAGGGTGACGACGGCGCACCCGACGCCGCGCGCATGCTCTACGAGTCGCTCCAGGAGCGGGTGCTGACCCTCGACGACGACACGCTGGTCGGGGGCGCGCACTTCAGCGACGCGGCCGAGCCCGCCGATGACGGCACCTACACCGCGCCGATCGGCCAGCTCGTCGAGGAGATGGACGCGCTCACGATGGACGAAGAGGCGTTCGTCGAGCTGATCCTCTCGGACATGCCGCCGCGGCCGGCCAACTACGAGGACATCATCGCGACGAACCTCGGTCAGAACGAGGTCGACGACGAGGAGGCGTTCACCCTCGAACTGGGTCCGAACAACTGCGCGGCGAGCCAGGACTCGCTCGCGGGTGACTGAAACCGCCGATGGTGACTGACCCGCTCCCGCTGCAGGTGGCCGCCGAACTGTTCCCCAACGGGATCAGTCGCTACGCCGTCGGCGGGCTGCTCGTCGGGCTCGGCGTGACCGTCATCTACCTCGGCACCGGCATCAGCGCTGGCGCGAGCACGTTCCTCGAGTCCACGCTGTCGTACGTGTCCGACCGGTCCCGGTTCCAGCAGTACGTCAGCTCTCGTGATTGGCGGCTGGTGTTCACGGTCGGGATCGTTCTGGGTGCGGCCGTGTACGCGGTCGTGTATCAGGGCGGGGCGTGGACGACGGACGTCCAGCCGTGGCGACTGCTCGTCGGCGGTATCTTCGTCGGCGTGGGAACGCGCGTCGGCAAGGGCTGTACCTCCGGCCACGGCGTCTGCGGTGTCGGTTCGGCGTCGAAGACGTCGATCGTCGGCGTCGTCACGTTCCTGCTCGTCGCCATCGCGACCGCGCAACTCGTCGCGGCACTGGGGGTGAGCCCGTAAATGTCCGACCGACACCCCGCGTTCATGCCGCTGGTGCTCGTCGGCGGCCTGATCTTCGGGTTCGGGCTGGCGTACAGCCACATGGCCCGCCCGGAGGTGGTGCTGAACTTCCTCCAGTTCGAGGACTTCGGGCTGGTGTTCGTGATGTTCGGCGGGGCCGCGGTGACCGGGCTGACGTTCTTCGTCGCTCCGCGGCTCGTAGGACGGGCGCCCCTGACCGGCGACAGCTTCGAGCGGCGACTGAAGTCCTTCGACCGGGACGTGCTCGTCGGAGGAGCGATCTTCGGCGTCGGCTGGGGGCTGTCCGGGATCTGTCCCGGTGCGGCCTACGCTAGCCTCGGGATCGGTAACGTGACGATCCTCTGGGCGCTCGCCGGGATGTTCCTCGGGGCGTACCTGCAGGGCTACTGGCGGAGCCGCACGACCGAGACCGGTCCCGTGGCATCGGGTGCCGACTAACCCCGCATACTTCGTTCAGAGATGGATCCCTCCACAGTCGGACTGTTCCTGACCGCCGGATCGGCGAGTCTGTTCATGGCCTGGGTCATCGGGGCCGGGTCGAGCGGCGCGACGCCGTTCGCCCCCGCCGTGGGTGCCAACGCCGTTTCGACGATGCGAGCGGCGTTCATCGTCGGTATCTTCGGCTTTGCGGGCGCGGTCGTACAGGGGAGCAACGTCTCCGAGGCCGTCGGTCGAGGACTGATCGGCGGCGTGAGTCTCCCGGCGACGGCCGTCATCATCGTGTTGCTGATCGGCGCCGGGCTCATGGCGATCGGTATCAAGACGGGCTATCCGATCGCGACAGCGTTTACCGTGACCGGGTCGGTCATCGGGGTCGGACTCGCGCTCGGTGGAACGCCCGTCTGGCCGAAGTACCTCCAGATCGGTGCCGTCTGGGTGCTGACGCCGTTCGTCGGCGGCGGCCTCGCGTACGCCATCGCGAGTGTCCTCCCCCGGTCCGACGTGCCGGAGCGATACAGCGTCTCCATTCTGGCCGGTCTGGTCGGTGCGGTCCTCGCGAACGTCGAGTTCGCGTATCTCGGTCCGAACGGCGCGGCCGGCTCCCTCGTCGGGGTCAGCCAGCGGACTCTCGGGAGCGACGGGATAGCGATCCCTCTCGCAGTTTCGCTGCTCGCCGCAGCTGTCGTCGCCGGGTTCGTCACGCGAGACATCCGTCGTGATATGAGCGGGGGACTGCGACGGGTGCTTCTCGCTCTCGGCTCGCTGGTCGCGTTCTCCGCGGGCGGGAGCCAGGTCGGACTCGCCGTCGGTCCGCTGCTCCCCCTCCTCGACGGCCCGGAGACGGTTCCGGTGATCGCGATCCTGACCGGCGGCGGATTCGGGATCCTCGTCGGATCGTGGACCGGCGCGCCCCGGATGATCAAATCGCTGGCGCAGGATTACTCGTCGCTCGGGCCCCGTCGGTCCATCGCCGCGCTCGTGCCGTCGTTCCTGATCGCGCAACTCGCCGTCCTGCTCGGGGTCCCCGTCTCGTTCAACGAGATCGTCGTCAGCGCGATCATCGGGAGCGGCGCGGCCGTCGGCGGAAGCGACGCGATCGATTCGCGGAAGATACTCGTGACGGTGAGTGCATGGGCCGGATCGCTACTGCTTGCCCTGGCAGTCGGCTATATCGCAGTCGTCCTCCTCCCGGTCGGCTGAACCGTTTCTCAGCGAACCGGGTTCCGCAAGGCCAACCCTCGGGACCGTCACCGCTGTGGGTCAATTGCGCGCGTTCAGTTTCCTTCCGCTCGTTCTAGCAGACGACGCTCTCGTGGTGACTGAGAGACCAGTTCCCGGGCAACTGCCCGCTCGCGACACCGAGCGAACTTCGATCCGTACGAAAGAAGGTAGGCCGCCGGCTCGGTTCGAGCGATAACTTATGAGTAGCATACGTGACGCCATCTCGGAGTTACGGGGATATAGTATTGTACAGTAGTCCCAAAACCGTTTTCAACCCCTCTCCATTAGATAGAATTGTACAGAATAGTATGAAGCAGACAATCTCGACTGCAAGAGAAGAGGTGACGTACGATGATCGGCGTTGAATCGCTCGGCGGATGGTCCCAAGCAGCGGCTGTCATCGGTGCTGTCCTGCTGGAAGCGATCGTGCTGTACGTGGGATACGGGGCGTTAGAGCGATTCCTCGGACCGTCGATCACCGACGCGATTCGAGGTGACTGACGATGGAGATATTCGGCATCGCCGCATCACTGCTCGTGATGTTCTCCGGGTTCGGCCTCCTGATCGGCCTGCTGTTCGGCTTTTTCGGAATGGGCGGGTCGTTTCTCGTGACTCCCGCGTTGCTCGTGATGGGGTACGAGACCGATGTCGCCGTCGCGTCCGGGCTCGCGTTCGTCTTCGGGACCTCGGTCATCGCGACGCTGAAACACCGCGACCTCGGTCAGGTCGACTACAAACTCGGCGTGCTGATGATCGCGGGTACCACTGCAGGTATCGAAGTCGGCAAGCAGGGACTGCACCTACTGCAGGACCTCGGACTCGCCGATACCGTTGTGAGTGTGGCGTACGTGGGGTTGCTCGGTGGTATCGGGCTGTTCATCACTCACCGAGCGATCAGTGACGACAGCGGCGGGGGCATCGCCCACGATGCCGAAACCGACGGGGAGTTCGACGAGGAGGACGTCCCGGAGATCGCCAGGACGATCCAGTCGTACGAAGTCCCTCCGATGATGTCGCTCCGTGGCGGCGTGACGGTTTCGCTGTGGATGATCCTCGCCGTCGCGTTCGCCACAGGCCTGTTGTCGGGGTTCCTCGGCGTCGGCGGCGGATTCATCCGAATGCCGGCGCTGTTCTACCTCATCGGTGTGCCCGTCCCCGTCGCGGTCGGTACCGACCTGTTCGAGATCGTCTTCTCGGGCGGGATCGGTAGCTTCCTCTACGCCATCGACGGCGCGGTCGATCTCGCGATCGTCGCGCCGCTGCTGGCCGGGAGCGCCCTCGGTGCTCGGGTCGGCGCTGCGGCGACGAGCATCGTCGACGAGGACGAGATCAAGGTGTACTTCGGCGTGATGCTGCTGCTGGGCGCTATCGCCGTCGCGATCCGGAAGATCGGCGGCGTCATCGAGATGCCCGTGCTCGACGTGGTCGCACTGGCCATCATCGTCGGTGCAGCGCTATTGGTGAGTAGCGCAGTCGTCTACAGTTCCATCCGTGAACTCCGGACGACCTCCAACGAGACCGATACCGTCACAGCTGACTGAGGTGCGATCCGGCTGCCAGTAACGCGGTATTTTTGCACAGTTTCGACTGAGCACGCTTCGTGGGTGTCCCCGCTTCCGAGTGTTCTTCCCGGACGACCAGCAGACCGTACCACGCGTCATCGTCGACGTGATGAGGGATACCCGGCCTCTCGAGTTGTGTCTCATGTTCGTGGTTGGGTCTGGTTCCCTCTGTTTGAGAACTCGCCCCGTCGCTTATCGGGGTGTCTGGCGTACCACTCGGCATGGGAGAACTCGAAACCGAGGCCGAGAAAACGCGGTCAGAAATCGCATCGTACCTCCGCGAATTAGCTGCGCAGCTTGACGGCGGGGGAGACGTGACCGTTGAACTCGGCGGTCAGCAGGCACGGTTGAATCCGACGAACCCGGTGACCTTCAAACTGGAGGGAGAATCGGACTGGACCGAGGGCGAGACCGAGGCAAAACAGAGTATCGAGTTCGAGTTAGTCTGGTGGCGTGATGCTCGGACGGCGGACGAGGGAAGACTGGACATCAACACCGAGGGGGAGTAACATTCCTTGTTTCCTTGAACCACGTGACTATGTACGAGCAAATCCTATTCCCGACGGACGGAAGCGAGCCAGCAGATTCAGCCCTTGATTATGCACTCCAGATAGCGTCCGAACACGAGGCCACGATCCACGTCCTCAACGTTGCGGATACGAACCAGGACAGCCTCGTCCGGATTCAGGGGAATGTAATCGACGTCTTGGAGCAGGAAGGAGAAGAGATCGTGGAGGACGCGGCACAGCGTGCAACAGAACGCGGCATCTCCGTCGTCTCGGAGGTACTCCAGGGCGACCCGTACAGAACGATCGTCGACTACAGCAAGCAGTGGGATATCGACTGTATCGTCATGCCGACGCACGGCAGACGTGGGCTTCAGCGGTTCCTTCTCGGGAGTGTCACTGAACGGGTCATCAACACTGCGCACGTACCAGTAATCGCGGTCAGCCCCGATCGAGATCGGCCACTCACGTATCCACCTCAGCACATCCTCGTTCCGACGGATGGGAGTCGGGGTGCGGAACTCGCAGTAACGGAGGGAATTAACGTTGCGAAGGCGTCAGGGGCAACGCTCCATCTGCTTCATGTGGTTGAGACGGGGAACATCGGCCCGGATGCACGATCCGTCCTGAAACAGGGCGAATTGACAGAGCGGGCATACGAAGTTATGAACGAGGCTACCGAGAGGGTCGAGGAAGCGTCGCTTGATCCAGTCACCAGCGTGATCGAGCACGGTGACCCGTCGAAGGTGATTCGTGACTACATCGACGAGAACGGAATCGATCTCGCCGTCTTGGGAACTCATGGCCGAACCGATTTCAGTCGGTACGTCATGGGCGGTGTCAGCGCCAAACTCGTCCGAACGTCACCAGTACCGGTGATGTGGGTTCGAGAATCTGACTCAGATGATACCTGACTCCTGAAAGGGATGCCCCAGAGCAATTCCACTCCTTCGGTAGAATTCGACGTGTCGAGGCACAACTTTTCGCAACCGAGCCCGAATTATTCGTATGGAAGATGTCCGCTCGGTACGGATGAGTAGAGAAGAACGGAACGAGTTCTTAGGGAGTGGTGGTACGGGTGTCATCTCGTTCGATCCGCCGGACGACGGCCCTCCGTACTCCTGACCGATTTCGTATGGATACGACGCAGATACGGGGAATTTCTATTTCCGGTTCGCCATTGGTCCTGAAGACACTGGAAAGAAAGACTTCATCGACGAAGACAGGGAAATATCATTCGTTACGTACGACGAGACGGATCGTGGCTGGCGAAGCGTCATCGCAACCGGTAGACCGGACGCGGTTACAAAATCAGCACTCGACACCGAAGTCGCCGAGGCGATGCAGCGAGTGAGAATCCCGTTTGTGGATGTGTATGATAGTTATCCTCTCACGCCCGTGTTCCGATTTTTCCAGCTCATCCCGGAGGAGGTTACTGGCCAACAAGAAGTAGGAACTGGGGAGTGAGAAGCTCGAAGAGAGCGGGTTACATCTCCCCCTTAACATCCTCATCGCGTAATCACGCGCTGTATGCCATCTGAACTGGCTTCGAGTTCGTCGTAAATTCGGCTGATCCCTTGTGAATGCCAGCTTTCGGGCTCCGCCGACGAGGAGACGGCCATCGAAATGTAAGATAGGTTACAAACCAGTGGTCAGTGTTCAGTATCGTCCGGGTGATGGGAGCCTCGTACTTCGACTGGTGAGCGCTTTCGACTCGGATCCAGCATTCAGAAGCATATCCTCACTCCTGATAGACAGATCACTCGACTTCGTTACTTGTGCATCGTGTTGTCGCATTCACCCGGTCTTTTTCGACTGCCAGTGACGATAAACGCCACCTCTTACTCTGCGAAACGATGCATGATGGTTCCCGGCGGGGGGAAACGGATTTATCCGCTCACATTGCTCTTGCAAGCGATGAGAGAATGAAATCAGAAGGTTTGTCACCGCGGCGTTCTACGGGCAGAACTCGGTGCGGCGGAAACGAAATGAGCCGTCGTACGTTCGTCGCCGCGGGTGTCACCACGGCGGGAGCCACAGCCGGAACCGCCGTCGCGAACGCGACGCAGGAGACGCAGACGGTGGAACTGGTTGACTATGCGTACGAGCCGGGGACCGACGAACCGCTCGTTATCGCACCGGGGACTACCGTCCGCTTCGTGTGGATCACCGACAATCATAACATCGCCGTCGACTCACAACCGGACGAAGCCGAGTGGGAGGGGCACCAACCCATCGAGAACGCGGACTTCGAGTACGAGCACACGTTTGAGGTGGAGGGGGTGTACGAGTTCCACTGCGACCCCCACCAGAGCCTCGGGATGGCGGGGACGATCGAAGTCCGCGAGGGCGGCGCATCGGAAGAGGAGGGGGGTCCCGTAGAGGACCTCCTGCCCGACGAGGCGTTGACGGTCGGCATCTGGGCCCTTGGCGCGCTGCTGGTCATCGTGTTCTTCGCCTACTTCTTCACGAAGTACAGCGGAGACTACGGGGAGTGACCGTCCCGGGCGAATCAGCGGTGCGGGGATGCCGGTGAAAGCGGCGATCGATCGCATTCACCCCGGCGTTCACGCCGCGTAGTTGTTCGGTCCGAGATCCAGTTCGGTCGCCTCGTCCTCGATTTCGGGCGATTTTCGGCCGTTGTTCATCGCGATAACGTCCTCGTAGTTCGGCGGCTTCTCGGAGACGTCGACGGTGCGCCTATCGAGGAACGCCTCTCGATCGAGTCGCAGCAGGTCGAGGTCTTCTCTGAGAGTATCCCAATCGGGCCATAATCAGGTTGCCC encodes:
- a CDS encoding OsmC family protein; protein product: MTTTQPTESVKEGIDLEKFHEFVEHATANPDDVQMELGARAPYEGRLFHSLASVDEYTLGGEEIHRETREYTLPLGAWKEVEEAAGFIDPTDRMEPIEVALAALSGCLNVAVGVTALANEIELDDLETTVRLDFDPRVVLMIHDIDRSEEAFDDIRVEIEVSGENLSNEDADLLATGAKRSPVWSLMRYAHDMEPVVTVERTPEPAH
- a CDS encoding DsbA family protein, giving the protein MESESNITRRRILAAGGASVAFGGGIAYFASRDGSSDREYVPDTFHRSDETTGFGVELAGRPIAGERDAPMDIYYWTDYLCPFCKQFETETLPDVGTDYVDTGEARLIVLSYPNIGEYSTPAAVWGRCVWEQVAEDVPAAFWRWHGAAFDEQSESGHDWADDETFAAVTEETEHVAVSEVNDCRQTRGDAVRESIGTDVDAARSAEIRGTPGFVLYNREADAAGKLVGAHPYENFSDALDQVLEA
- a CDS encoding DsrE/DsrF/DrsH-like family protein, with the translated sequence MSTETSDVPADDAPSRAELAARVDDLENALAEATADSEDDSRKMSIIATKGTLDMAYPPLILASTAAAFGYDVTVFHTFWGLEILHEERSKDLKLSSVGNPNMPVPNVVGALPGMDRVTTKMMEKKIEDNDTATIEELVETSLEMGVEFQACQMTIDLMDYDEDDFYDGVTTGVGAATALQDMADADIQLLV
- a CDS encoding sulfurtransferase TusA family protein, which codes for MSTEFDIAETLDVKGASCPMPVVKTKSAIDDLAEGEVLEVLATDPGSMSDIDGWASGTAGVELVDQEEGDDVYKHYVRKTE
- a CDS encoding MBL fold metallo-hydrolase; translated protein: MNAEDFPTPDVEVETIAPETLKSRIDAGEELTLLDARMNSDYDEWRIDGENVTSINVPYFEFLEDDIDEDVLERIPADREVTVLCAKGGASEFVAGTLAERGYDVNHLEDGMNGWARIYEAVEVADYDGAGTLLQYQRPSSGCLGYLLYDDGEAAIIDPLRAFTDRYLADADDLGVELEYALDTHVHADHISGVRDLDDDGVEGVIPDAAVDRGVTYADELTRAEDGDTFEVGDATIETVYTPGHTTGMMSYLVDDSLLATGDGLFIESVARPDLEEGDDGAPDAARMLYESLQERVLTLDDDTLVGGAHFSDAAEPADDGTYTAPIGQLVEEMDALTMDEEAFVELILSDMPPRPANYEDIIATNLGQNEVDDEEAFTLELGPNNCAASQDSLAGD
- a CDS encoding YeeE/YedE family protein — its product is MVTDPLPLQVAAELFPNGISRYAVGGLLVGLGVTVIYLGTGISAGASTFLESTLSYVSDRSRFQQYVSSRDWRLVFTVGIVLGAAVYAVVYQGGAWTTDVQPWRLLVGGIFVGVGTRVGKGCTSGHGVCGVGSASKTSIVGVVTFLLVAIATAQLVAALGVSP
- a CDS encoding YeeE/YedE family protein produces the protein MSDRHPAFMPLVLVGGLIFGFGLAYSHMARPEVVLNFLQFEDFGLVFVMFGGAAVTGLTFFVAPRLVGRAPLTGDSFERRLKSFDRDVLVGGAIFGVGWGLSGICPGAAYASLGIGNVTILWALAGMFLGAYLQGYWRSRTTETGPVASGAD
- a CDS encoding inorganic phosphate transporter, with amino-acid sequence MDPSTVGLFLTAGSASLFMAWVIGAGSSGATPFAPAVGANAVSTMRAAFIVGIFGFAGAVVQGSNVSEAVGRGLIGGVSLPATAVIIVLLIGAGLMAIGIKTGYPIATAFTVTGSVIGVGLALGGTPVWPKYLQIGAVWVLTPFVGGGLAYAIASVLPRSDVPERYSVSILAGLVGAVLANVEFAYLGPNGAAGSLVGVSQRTLGSDGIAIPLAVSLLAAAVVAGFVTRDIRRDMSGGLRRVLLALGSLVAFSAGGSQVGLAVGPLLPLLDGPETVPVIAILTGGGFGILVGSWTGAPRMIKSLAQDYSSLGPRRSIAALVPSFLIAQLAVLLGVPVSFNEIVVSAIIGSGAAVGGSDAIDSRKILVTVSAWAGSLLLALAVGYIAVVLLPVG
- a CDS encoding DUF7512 family protein; translation: MIGVESLGGWSQAAAVIGAVLLEAIVLYVGYGALERFLGPSITDAIRGD
- a CDS encoding sulfite exporter TauE/SafE family protein produces the protein MEIFGIAASLLVMFSGFGLLIGLLFGFFGMGGSFLVTPALLVMGYETDVAVASGLAFVFGTSVIATLKHRDLGQVDYKLGVLMIAGTTAGIEVGKQGLHLLQDLGLADTVVSVAYVGLLGGIGLFITHRAISDDSGGGIAHDAETDGEFDEEDVPEIARTIQSYEVPPMMSLRGGVTVSLWMILAVAFATGLLSGFLGVGGGFIRMPALFYLIGVPVPVAVGTDLFEIVFSGGIGSFLYAIDGAVDLAIVAPLLAGSALGARVGAAATSIVDEDEIKVYFGVMLLLGAIAVAIRKIGGVIEMPVLDVVALAIIVGAALLVSSAVVYSSIRELRTTSNETDTVTAD
- a CDS encoding amphi-Trp domain-containing protein, coding for MGELETEAEKTRSEIASYLRELAAQLDGGGDVTVELGGQQARLNPTNPVTFKLEGESDWTEGETEAKQSIEFELVWWRDARTADEGRLDINTEGE
- a CDS encoding universal stress protein, encoding MYEQILFPTDGSEPADSALDYALQIASEHEATIHVLNVADTNQDSLVRIQGNVIDVLEQEGEEIVEDAAQRATERGISVVSEVLQGDPYRTIVDYSKQWDIDCIVMPTHGRRGLQRFLLGSVTERVINTAHVPVIAVSPDRDRPLTYPPQHILVPTDGSRGAELAVTEGINVAKASGATLHLLHVVETGNIGPDARSVLKQGELTERAYEVMNEATERVEEASLDPVTSVIEHGDPSKVIRDYIDENGIDLAVLGTHGRTDFSRYVMGGVSAKLVRTSPVPVMWVRESDSDDT
- a CDS encoding pyridoxamine 5'-phosphate oxidase family protein; translation: MSYGYDADTGNFYFRFAIGPEDTGKKDFIDEDREISFVTYDETDRGWRSVIATGRPDAVTKSALDTEVAEAMQRVRIPFVDVYDSYPLTPVFRFFQLIPEEVTGQQEVGTGE